From the Geotrypetes seraphini chromosome 8, aGeoSer1.1, whole genome shotgun sequence genome, the window aggctggataaactggggctcttctctctggaaaagaggaggctcaggggggatatgatagagaccttcaaaatacttaggggcatagagagggtggacagggacaggttcttcagactaaaagggacgacaggtacgaggggggcactcagagaaactgaagggagataggttcaaatcaaatgcaaggaagtttttcttcacccaaagggtcgtggacaaatggaatgcgctcccggaggaagtgatccggcagagtacagtacagggattcaaacagggattggacagattcctgagggaaaaggggatcgtgggggtactgagggaggtgctggggtgttgcataagtatagacagctcaccaggtcgtgcaggtgcaaggccggagggttaggacattgatgggaagataggacttcgatgagaaacctagggggcaagggggccccttctggtgattaaggcaggtcatgacctgttgggctgccgcgggggcggactgctgggcgggatggacctctggtctgacccggcagaggcactgcttatgttcttatgtatggtgctgagtcagaccaaaggtccatgaacCCAAGAATCCTATCTCTCAATGGTGAATCTGGATCACAAATATCAAAGCAGGATCTCCAAAAGTATATCCTCAGTGGTTCTGTATTTCTGGGtgcttcatttttctttctcttgctgCCTTCTTTTTCAGCAGTTCTGCATCTTTTGCTTTGCTCctgctttccctttctctctttagAAATCATGCTCTCCTTTTAGTCATTGTTGGGATGGGATGTGAACCGTCAGTTAATTGCAGCTGCACAGTTGTAAGTGAGGCTGCTTGAATAGAAAGGGTACCAAACTCATGTGGAACAGGGTACAGGACATAAAGGCCGTGGTAAGGAGGAAACAATAAGTGTTTCCTATTGATAGAATTGCTAGCTGGCTCTGGGTCATCGATTCCTGTTTTAACCTTGTTGCATCCATGGTagggcgagagagagagagagtcattggagaaatacaatttttttttttaaattctttattcattttataacttacatcaagtgtacagtaaatatcaaacaattataatacaacatcacttgaaaaatcttcaaTAAGATTtaactcccaccccctcccaaattcatagaTAACTAATATATACTACCTGAAAATAATATTTGAAACTGCAAGTCCATGGATTGTGGAGGGATGAAACTAGGACTGGCTTGATTTGAATAGAAAacatggtaagaacataagaagttgcctctactcctatctgtacccctcaatccctttgtcctaaTATAGTATCAGTAATCCCTATTCTGAATTCTTAATAGTTTGCTTTAAAGCTGTCTGACAGTAATCCCTCATTTGAAAAGCCTTTTAGAGGATTTTTGTTCATGAGTTGGCAAGATGCGATTGTGTGGTGGGCAGAGCATGGTTATCATAAATCAAACTATGGGTTGGTGTGGCGTGAGACTCTAAATCAGCATctcaaaacaaatgaaaaaaacttttaaaaagggGTAATCATAGTAGTCCGATATAACAAAATTGATAGAGGCAAGTAACACCTTATAAAGTAACCAATTTATTGAGTTATATAAGCTTTCCAAGACCAGTCTCCTCTTCAACAAAGGAGCCCAGCACTACAAATTTTCAATGTTGATATAGTTCTCCCTCTAGTGGCCAAATTGTGTATTGCATAAGAGCAGAACTGTCAAACTCTTTTTGAATGTTAgtctgcaaaaaaataaataaataaaatgaaatgtaTTGTGTGGGCTAAGGGGAGGGTCCCCCTCCAATGATGTAGCCCTTCAGTGAATGAGGCATATTTTCATACTAAATTGTTAATTTGtgttaaaataaaaatcacattTTAAAAATTTGCTTATTGCCATGGTTAGGAATATGCAAGAAATATGCATCCTGCAGCTACATTGGGTGCTAAGctgcaaattttttttacagcttagTATATAAACTTTATATTTAGGAAAATAATCCTATGACTTTTTCCCATAAAAAAAATCTCAACCCTGCTTTTACTCAGCAGGAAATGTTAGAAGttaaaattttaacaaatttgactttttttttccttccaactTTATTTTAATTCCACATTTATGTTCCACTTTTACAACTCTCATTCAGAGCATAGTACTATATAAGAATAGACCAAATTACAATTAGTGCTGATTTGCTCCAAGGATAGTGAGTGCCGTATGCAAACTTTCAACCTTTGCAAGCACATTCATCTATCCCCATCTTTTCCAGTTAACTTTCAGACCTCTAGCCTACAGCCCTCCCGAAACATTAAACTCGGCATCATGATCAACTCACAGACATCCTATAAAAATGCAAGTTAAAGAATGTGTTAAGTGAGTGAGGCTTTCAGGACTTAAGGCCAGATACTCATCCTGTGGGTGTCTGGCTTCAAAAACCTCACATTCAAATGAGGGTCATGGAGGTTTGCAGaaatcccatctgatcagtcattggagaaagcgactgacacatgtgcaaagccggcaggggaagccccaaagcagcctcctgtcactagcTGTTCAGGCCAGGAAGAgtagttttaggttttttttaatgggcacagatgttgtgcccaTGAAGCCATGCTGGGGACCACCCCCAATGATGGCCCTTCCTCTACCTCCACACCctcctgaacttaaaaaaaaattggcaggaggaataccTACTACCTGCTGTTCTCAGGGTTACCAGCCTTACTAGCCAGTTAAGGTTGCTTGGGAACCATTCCCTTGATAGCAAAGCTCACCCCGGATTTTGTCTGAGGCTTAAGCGCAGGCTATGTGGCCCCAGATTAGTCCTGAAGGGCCAGAGTAGGGCTGGCTGCGTGGGTTCCTCCTCCTGTTGACGTGCGAAGACCTACAGTGGTGGAGGTCTCGGCCCACCTTCATATGTCTGACTGGCAGTTTGAAGAAGCAAGCATCTGGTTTTCATATGCTTGGCTGAGGCAGAAGTCTTCTCTCCTTCATAGCTCCAGTGGCAGCTCAGTTAGTCTTAGTACAAGCAAACACATGTAAGTAATTGGCTATtgcagcctatggggaaaatcgagGGGGGGGAGGCTAAAAATTGCATTTTAAAGGGTTCCTAGGACCAGATTGCGGGTCCCCCACTTCTAAAAATCCCTTTCCCAAATTTGAGTTTTCATTTAGCTCCCTCAGGCTGTTTTTAGCACTAAAATTGCTATCACAGAAGCCaccttggatttcctgatttggaTTAAAAAGCCTTAAAATACCTCAATTTTGAAGACTGCTCAAGCTCTGATACACTGGATTCATGTCAGATTTGCGCTGGATGGCCAGCTGAGGTTTGTTCATGTTCCATATGTTGCGGGGCATGTGAGGGAGGGGCAGGGACCTCAGGCTCAGCTTCCTTTGATCTCTTGAGAGTGTTAGGAAGCTGCAAGGGTCAATTTTGCATCTTTGGTGAAAAGGCACTGCATAGAGGACACTAGACCGTCATGGAGgcaaaaggaacataagaacataagaacataagaaatgcctctgctgggtcagacccgaggtcaatcgtgcccagcagtccgctcacgcggtggcccagcaggtccaggacctgtgcagtaatcttctatctatacccctctatcttcttttccagtaggaatttgtctaatcctttcttgaagcccagtaccgtactctgcccaatcacgtcctctggaagcgcattccaggtgtccaccacacgttgggtaaaaaagaacttcctagtatttgttttgaatctgtctcctatcaacttttccgagtgccctcttgttcttttattattcgagagtttgaagaatttgtccctctccactctctctatgcccttcatgatcttataagtctctatcatatcccctctaagtcttctcttctccagggaaaatagacccagcttctccaatctctcagcatatgacaggttttccataccttttatcagacgcgtcgctctcctctgaaccctctcgactaatgccatatccttcttaaggtacggcgaccaatattggacgcagtactccaaatgcggacgcaccattgcccgatacaatggcaggataacctctttcgttctggctgtaataccctttttgattataccaagcattctattcgctctcttagcggccgctgcacactgtgccgtcggcttcaatgtcatgtccaccaatacccccaagtccctttcctgggtacttttatttaataatatccctcccattgtatagttgtacctcgagtttctgctccccacatgtaataccttacatttctcaacgttgaacttcatctgccatctcatcgcccaatcttctagtttgttcaagtccctttgcaattcttcgcattcctctgtagtccgagctccattaaatagtttagtgtcatccgcaaattttattatctcgcacttcgtccctgtttctagatcatttatgaagatattaaatagtagcggcccgagcaccgagccctgcgggacaccactcgtgaccctcctccagtcggagtagtgacccttcagtcctaccctttgttttctaccctccaaccagtttctgatccatctatgtatgtcaccttccaccccatggttcttcagtttccggagtagacgttcatggggcaccttgtcaaaggctttttggaaatctagatatatgatgtcaatggggtctcctttgtccatctgtttgttaatcccttcgaagaaatgcaataagtttgtttggcacgatcttcccttgcagaaaccatgctggctggctgtcagaagttcgtgtttttcaaaatgttgatcaatgctttcttttatcagtgggACAGCTTGCCAGGTTTTTATGCCAGATTTTGTCTGTctgacttactgggtcagaccaatgatccatcaagcctaggagcccgttctcacggtggccaatccaggtcactagtacctggacaaaacccaaggagtagcaatattccattctactgatATAGGGCAAGCGATGGCTTCCCCATCTCTTTCTCAATaaccagactatggacttttcctgcaggaacttgtccaaacctttcttaaaaccagctatgctatccgctctaaCCACATcttctggtaatgcgttccagagcttaactattctttgagtgaaaaaaattttctcctattggttttaaaagtatttctcatcgagtgtcccctagtctgtaatttttgatggagtgaaaaatcaatccacttgtacccattctactccactcagaattttgtagacttcaatcatatctccctcagctgtctcttttccaagccctaaccgttttagtctttctcatatgagaggagttccatccccttttccatcttggtcgctcttctttgaatcttttctagcgccactatatctttcttgaacgTCATCCTAAGGCCTTGCCGGATGTTCACACAAGGACTACCAGGGGATCCGGTTATGGTAGTTCTCGGAGCTCTCAGTGGTTTTGCCAATACACAGGAGGGTCCTCTGGATAAAGAGCCTACAAGGGGTCTAGGCAGAGGTTTGGAGGCACCAGACACCCTCAATCCTCTGGCTTCTGTCTttcagcagcctccaagaaacaTTGACACCAGGTTGATAGTCCTTACTCCACAGATAAGGGGGAGGTTATCGGAAATTTTAGAGCTGCAGGCTCCCATGGCCTGGAATTACCTTCAGGTCAATAGTGGTGACCATAGAGGTGGTCCCTTGGGTGCAGGCACCCCCTGAAGGCCACACTGTTAGAGCCATTCACAGGCCATTGACCTGAACTCCAGAGGCACATCACAGCCTGAAATGGTGGCTTCGGCCAGAGACACTGACCAAGGAATGCCACTCCATATAGATTCCTAGGTGATCTGTGACAATGGATGCCAGCCTTTGCAGCTGGGGAAATCATTGTGAGGGCCATCCAGTGCAAGGAAAATGGTTGCTATCTCAGGAAAAAGTGGTTAATCGGCTAGAGTTGAGAGCCTTTCAGTTAGCATTTCAGATGCTGGAGAACACTctcaaaggaagggagggaaagagagatgctggtggtgggggagggaagagaaaaggagaatttttggacaTAATAGtaatggagaggaggaagggagaaatattAAATGTTTTGGTGGAGAGGGAATGGTGGAATAGATGGAAAGGGATGTAAGAggaatttgcgggagccattcaggaaacCGCTTAGCACAGGCCATAGTGCATTCCCGCTTGGTACCACTCAGCAGGTTAGCAGCGGGCAGGACCACAGAAAACTCCTGcgcgctacacctctggaccaccagggattccagcagcagaggtAGTACAATGGATAGGGCAGGGAGAGGAGACAGGGTGGAGAGCATAGGGGGGctgtgtgcagagcctgacagaagagggagggagagaaggaggctaTGTGCAGTGCCTTACAGAGGTGggagctgagtgcagagcctgacaggtcagggcacttgaatattaaatcacctgacttatattcaagtcaaccatttttcctccttttttggggggggggggaggaaatggtgtcttgacttatatttgggTCGacctatatttgagtatatatggtacttttagtttgtggtcctgcatttccataggggttatctgtgttctgaatGTGTAACCAAGGCCAgatgttctgataggaatgaatgttgagaagcatacagtgtgctttgtgtagtttaattttgttgttaACCTTTATGTGTTgctaagattatattgtgtgtatatatatgaaaaatgaatggaaaattgGTATTGCAATACATACTAGTATCCTGTAATTATTCTGAATGTGGTTTTCTATGATCCTACATGCTGTTTGAACACTAAAATAAAACTGGCTTTGATGAGCTCCAGCAGTAAGAAAGTAGTTTCTGAATACCTGGGACTCTTGTGATATTCTGTGACCTGGAAAACAATGTTTTGAGGGAGGAGGGGATTTTGTTTTTCTGCTGTTGCTCCCATTGTTCGGATCAGATATGGTGGAAAGATGGGAAGTTGGTGTCTGCATGAGTATTAAATGTCTCTGCTCTTTTCCCCTGTCCAGACACAAGCTGGGAGGACTTGAGTCCAATGGAACAGACGGATACAGAGGATCAGTCTGGCTATAACACACATCGGTTGCTGAACCAGGAGCGGCCAGAGAAGCCAGCACCCATTAGCAGCCCCTTCACCAGCCTGACTCCTATTTACATTATTAAAAATGTAACCCCGAAACAGGTAGAAGTCGCATCCTACTCAGCACAATTGCCTCTAATGCTGTGGTGGCGGGGTTGTAGTAGCAAAGCTTTCTCTTAGGTGCTGGGATTTTTCTGTTCCTCAGAGGAATTAGGAGCCCTGTGGCCGTACTGAATGTTGTCCATTTCATACCATCCCATACACACTGAGCTTAAAGCACTGGTCTGTTGGTGGGCAAGTGAAAAAGGTGTGATAATGGAGAAGAGCTGATATACCgtagtggcatagtggttagagcgacagccttagcaccctgaggttgtgggttcaaatccagtgctgctctttgtgaccttgggcaagtcacttaatcccccaatgctCCAGATGCATTAGATAGCGtctgagcctgccaggacagagaggaaaaaaatgcttgagtatatgAATGTACACCACTTGGGTTATAAGTTGtatataaaaactaaaaataaaaaaaataggaaaggaggagaaagaaatgaggagagatgaaaggagaaagaaaaataaaagttcagaggaggaaagggagaaaaatACATAGAAatcagttaaaaggggatagattccttacaaacgtaaggaagtccttcttcatccagagagtggtggaaaactggaacgctcttccagaggctgttataggggaaaacacccttcagggattcaagacaaagttagacaagtttctgctcaaccggagcgtacgcaggtactggtctttgactttGGGGCCACGGCGGGAGCGGACTgtggggcacgatggacctctggtctgacccagcagcggcaattcttatgttactaCACTTAAACAGCAGACAAAATTCAGAAAAAGGGAGGAGGAGATGGCGGGAGGGCATTTGCAATCTAAATTACTTAGAAAAATTGTGCTTCTGAACTACCAAGCAGGAAAGCCAAATGTGCGAatcagagagagaaggaagggcctttcctctgtgcaagaaaaatgattttaattggCCGTCTCACTCTGCTTGTGCCTGCACTGCTGATAAATGacggtttttgttttctttctttcttttttttactgaactaaatcttttctttttctttccccagTTTCTACCTGCACCATTGACATGGAATAGACAACAAGCTCTGAACTTGGTCCAGGGCCAGGCTCGGCTAGTTTTCATTCAGCCACCCATGGCTGCAACTGTGAAGCCAGTAGCACTCaaaaggaaactacaggccaagGACACTTACCTCCCAATCCTAAACTCCTATCCCAAAATAGCACCACACCCAGACAGAAATGGGGAGCACATCCTGAAGACCCGTGGAGATGGTAAGAAGAAGCGTCTGTGTGTCAAAGAAACCCATGTATCTTCAAACTCAGCTGCTTCCGTAAGCAGTGACACAGTGTTAGTACAGAAGACAAAGCAAGCACCGAGACAAGCCTTGCGCTCTCCTCTACCATACCTCAAAAACTTAAATCCTGAAATGTCCATATCTCATAATACAGTAACATCTTCATCTGAGCTGCTTCTGCCACCTGCAAGTATTGCCTGCCCCCACCTGAGCCTATCAGCTGCTGAAGTAGCCGAGAGCAAAGCTATCACCAGGGTCTCCAAGAAACTAGCCTCCAAAGTAGGAAAAGGACATCGGTTTCACAATACAGTCGATGCACTGAAGAAGTCTGGGCTTCTAGGCATCACACTAAAAACCAAGGAATTAATCCGCCAGAACACTTCCACCCAATGTGATGTCAGCGAGCTGAAGGAGCATACACGGCTCTATTGTGAGGCTATACAAAGCAACACAATGCAGGCTTGGCTCAAACTCCAAGAAGCCATGAATGCATCCACCTCGTCCTGGGATAGGAAAGGTGAAATCTAATGTGGCCTCACACTCACCACAGACTTGGTACAAACATTTCCAGCTATCTAGTTATTTTCAAACTATGTACAtatgtaaataaatatttatatatgcATTTTCTTTATAGAagcaaaataaatatattttcatatATTAGATACTATGATTTACAAGTTGATAGTAATAAATTAGTTCTTAATAGTAACCAGGAGTTCGTTAGAAAAGGTCTTTCAGTGTTCAAGGGAAGAGAATGGTGTGTTTTGGTCATATCTCCACTCACCTTCTGCTGGTATACATTAGTCCTAGTGATGACTATTTAAAGCTAGAGCTGTTGATGCTTCAGAGATTGAGTAATTCCAGAGTTTTCTAGAGTCACATTACGGTACTTAGAGCAGGTGTTCTCTGTGGATAGCTCAATACATCATCTGATGAAGCTTCTTAACTCACAATATTTTCTAGAAGCAGGTATGTGTACAGTTTTCCCATTCATCATTCCTTATCAAAACTTTCATAGAGAACTGTAAGCAAGATGAGTGGGGTATGTAAGGACTTGTATCCTGCTGTTTACAACAAAAAGCTGCTATAGGGAGGTAAATTTGGTTCTCTCACAGGAGTAGCCTAAGTAGACTAAGATCCAGGGgaactgagttcaattcccagtgcagctccttgtgaccctgggcacgttACTTAACCCTAAGTACaaaaaaaacttagattgtaagcccaatAGTTATAGCAATAGTGGTAAAAGTAGGACTCCCTACCTATATGAGCAGACACCAACAAATGTGGGgggttttgggaggggggagggccttTCCCTTATCTGTAGTTCCAGCTGCCATCCAAATAAATCTATCAGGGATGGAATTAGATTTTAGTCCCCCAAAAGACTTGTTATTAATTTTAAGCTGACTTTGATTTCACATGGCTTTTGTGTCATATAGAAGCATGAGAATTTTGCTGAAGGATGGTGTTCTTTCTAGTAaaataagtgagacattctagacagtaggttatttccctttagctgcCTGGTGCCGAAGGAATTCACTCAGGATTTTCCACTCTGTCTCTATAGTACTTCACAGGGCTGTTTTGCTCCCTCTACAGTTCATGCATGACTGCAGTTGTGTGTTCTGCTCATCCCCTTTTTGGATATTTCAGTGCTTGGAGCaattttgaagctctgcctgcttgaaaaTTCAGACTctagtctgtagctgacaggccattCCCACTGGGTACctattagccagcctgcatagttttctctggagctcagggccgtccCTGAGATGGTCTCACCTGTTAATCGGGGGTCGAGCACGGAGCAATGTGTTCTCCCCCTGCACAGTCCCAGTCCACCTACACAGCGTCTATCAGTGGTGTTACTCCTTTGGACACATAGGCTCACTCTGCCATTTTGCTTGCACTGCCTGACCCTGATCTGGGAGGGGTATCTGGATGAGGTTGATTTGCTTGCTGACCGTCTTTACATGTGCAGCACTTCCCGGGACAGGGATCAGGAactgtgtgctggatctgtggatccTTCTGGGGTTTTGGGAGCCTGAGCCTATTTGAATTTGCGGCTTTGCCAGACCTTCTTTCTGACACTGTGTGCTTGCAGTTTGCTTCcttccctggcaccctgatatgcGAGTTCTGGTCTCACAGTAGTTTATCTCTCCAGAGGGTGCTCTGAATATTGCTAGAGCTATGCCATGGTGGGATTTTCTGGCATGGGAGTGTCAGCAACTTTTGGATCAGCCCAGGGTGGATATTTTTTTGGGTGGTGCAGTAACAAAAGGTACCTTTCTCCCCACTGTGGGTGGCTTATTGTTGGAAAATATGCAAGACCAATGTGTGGAGGTGATCCTCAGAAAGCTCTTTGACGCAGCTGctttcctttcctcccattccttgtgcagcagaacccttgagcacctacccctgaacccctgctgaccctccatccttccctcccatccgaatccCAACAATCGCAAgccctacctacctccctccagagcagcatcaggctggcaacactctaaacaggctgctttgcggccttctctcaACAAAGCCTTCCGTATGCTGCGttactgatgtcatcagtgatgcagcagagggcaTTCCCAGACaagagaaggccacaaagcagcccgtttagagtgctgctggcctgacgtTGCTCTGGAGGTAGGTATGTAGGGCTTGCAGTCGGCGGGTTGGGATGGTCGGCTGACCGGATTAAACAACTAAACAGGCCGGATATGGCTCGCGGTCCATAGTTTGCCTATATGTGTGCTATACACTTATGCCCAACTACAAGAGAAACCTGCAGCCCTTAACAAGTGTGCATGCTGCTTATCAAATGTGCACTTCTACAAACAGTAGCTCTTTTAATCAGTTCTCTTAATGAAACAAGAGAAGACTCATTCAGTAAATTTTCCTTATCAGCAGTGCTACACTAGTCACTGTAACTTTCAGTTCTGTTAAAGGCAgcctggataataataataatctctaCCGCCATAATCTTTTGACTTCTAGGTGacttacactgaagagagctggacaatcagcaaattacagaatacaaatagtaaaaatacacatatttctcaaagttattagttttaaaatggtatctgattaggagataaatctgtcaaacagtgctgtcttaatttctttccaaaatgcaccgtaggtcaacctggctctgtTGATGTAActgcctagccaggtctgctgtttgcaaTCAAtgatccttggataggcaaaAAGATTACAATTGCTGGTAATGTGGGGATGTGTAGCTCACAGCGTGGTAAGAGAgaggtaggggccattccccaaaccagtttaaagcAAATGTCTATTTATGAAGCAGAAACAGCCCAGATTAGTGATTCAAGATTTGCAAATAAATTACAACTCCTAATTGCTTCATGAAACTACTGGGCTGTTTTTCCAGACAATTCTCTGTCCCTTTTTACTGCTGACAGGTGTTAGGAAAATTTGCTTCTTATCTATTGGTGATTACAAAGCACATAGTTTTTGAAAAACATCCCCATTACTTGAATAACAAAATTATCTTCTGCTATGATCATCTTAATAGTACTTGAAGCACGAGACTTGACAGATAGTAGTATATAGCATATCCAGTGTGTTGTAGTTAAGTCTGGTAGAAAGTTACATGTTTTGTTTTGAGCCCTGTTACTACTATTGACATCACAAATTAAAATACCAGACTGATCACTCATCTAGGAAAATCAAGGCAGAATTTAAGAAAGTCTGTTAGATCTCCAGAAAAAGAGGATGaccgaggacaaatttttccccgtaggaactcattttcaggtttattaaaaagtttgatatactgccttatcaaatatcaaagtggttttactaagtaaaaataaaaaggcaTTAAAAATATAACCCAAAATCTCAACAAGGATGCAAGCAACAGACAAGACTTACTGGAATGAAAGAAAATGaggcagaactacaatattttgataGGAAAGATCGGGAAGGGAAAAAACAAAGAGGAAGGGGATGCAAGCACATCAGCCAAGAAAACCAGACTAATGCAGGCTTAAAAACTTCTATAatacatccttaaaaggacaatcatagatcaaatgcatctttaaacagaaatgcttttaaactgGCTTTGAATTGATCAAGGGACAtagtctctcttaaatgacaggCGCTGAATTCCAAATTGTAGGtgccgtaacagaaaaaaataatttctcaTAGTATTAATGTATCTTAATGAGGGAATAGACAGCAGATTTTGATTGGAGGAACGTAAAGAACTTTGAGTAGTAATAGGGATCAGTAACCCATGGATGAACTCTAGCTGGCCTGcaatttttgttttgaaagtcAGCAACATGATTTTATAGGCGATTCGATGCtcgatggggagccagtgagcttTAATTGTCGTATTTACGAGCATTTGAAATTATTTTTACGGtggtattttggatgatttggaaaAGCCTTATTTATTTCTTAGTGATTCCTTTATATAATGAATTGCTGTAATCTAGTAATGTGGCAAGAGATCTGATCAGACGGAGGCGATAAGCTCAGTGGCTAGAAAATGCTTCTATTTGGCCATGAAAAGAAAGTTTTCCATCTAAGACAACCCCGAGTAGTCCAATAGATGTGACAGTCCTGTCCccccaagttcttttcctgtgcctgccccattcctgcaagctccatcctcatcaaatcataagtgctcgaggcttgtgcggttaaggcagagcttacaaccCAATAAGGATCCTACAAAAAAAATTTGTAGGACCTGTGCTTGCAATATTTCTCATACAATATTTTTCTCATTTCAACTATGGCTTTTACTTTTAATAGCCAGAAAATAAGGGTAATTTTTACCAAAGATGTAGCAAAGTGGCCTTTGCA encodes:
- the CIPC gene encoding CLOCK-interacting pacemaker is translated as MSLLEKRTTNTNKEKASMTACIKSENVGSEEHKGQLKNVPPNQDSCQSSSGSEKDSGFSDTSWEDLSPMEQTDTEDQSGYNTHRLLNQERPEKPAPISSPFTSLTPIYIIKNVTPKQFLPAPLTWNRQQALNLVQGQARLVFIQPPMAATVKPVALKRKLQAKDTYLPILNSYPKIAPHPDRNGEHILKTRGDGKKKRLCVKETHVSSNSAASVSSDTVLVQKTKQAPRQALRSPLPYLKNLNPEMSISHNTVTSSSELLLPPASIACPHLSLSAAEVAESKAITRVSKKLASKVGKGHRFHNTVDALKKSGLLGITLKTKELIRQNTSTQCDVSELKEHTRLYCEAIQSNTMQAWLKLQEAMNASTSSWDRKGEI